The following proteins are encoded in a genomic region of Prionailurus viverrinus isolate Anna chromosome E3, UM_Priviv_1.0, whole genome shotgun sequence:
- the SETD1A gene encoding histone-lysine N-methyltransferase SETD1A isoform X2: protein MDQEGGGDGQKAPSFQWRNYKLIVDPALDPALRRPSQKVYRYDGVHFSVNDSKYIPVEDLQDPRCHVRSKNRDFSLPVPKFKLDEFYIGQIPLKEVTFARLNDNVRETFLKDMCRKYGEVEEVEILLHPRTRKHLGLARVLFTSTRGAKETVKNLHLTSVMGNIIHAQLDIKGQQRMKYYELIVNGSYTPQTVPTGGKALSEKFQGSGAATETTESRRRSSSDTAAYPAGSAGVGTPGNGTPCSQDTSFSSSRQDTPSSFGQFTPQSSQGTPYTSRGSTPYSQDSAYSSSTTSTSFKPRRSENSYQDSFSRRHFSASAAPTTTSTAASATTAATASSSSSSSSSSSLSSSSSSSSSSSSSHFRGTDSNYPAYYESWNRYQRHASYPPRRATREEPPGASFAENAAERFPPSYTSYLPPEPSRPADQDYRPPASEAPPPEPPEPGGGGGGGGPSPEREEARTSPRPASPARSGSPAPETTNESVPFAQHSSLDSRIEMLLKEQRSKFSFLASDTEEEEENSTTGPGSRDIGSEVPSGSGHGPCTPPPAPANFEDVAPAGSGEPGVTRESPKANGQNQASPCSSGEDMEISDDDRGGSPPPAPTPPQQPPPPPPPPPPPPPYLASLPLGYPPHQPAYLLPPRPDGPPPPEYPPPPPPPPHIYDFVNSLELMDRLGAQWGGMPMSFQMQTQMLTRLHQLRQGKGLTAASAGPPGGAFGEAFLPFPPPQEAAYGLPYALYTQGQEGRGAYSREAYHLPLPMAAEPLPSSSVSGEEARLPPREEAELAEGKALPSAGTVGRVLATLVQEMKSIMQRDLNRKMVENVAFGAFDQWWESKEEKAKPFQNAAKQQAKEEDKEKTKLKEPGLLSLVDWAKSGGTTGIEAFAFGSGLRGALRLPSFKVKRKEPSEISEASEEKRPRPSTPAEEDEDDPEREKEAGEPGRPGTKPPKRDEERSKTQGKHRKSFALDSEGEEASQESSSEKDEEDDEEDEDDEEREEAMDTTKKETEASDDGENDSTSDSESSSSSSSSSSSSSSSSSSSSSSSSESSSEEEEEEEQPATIPSTSPPPRDVPAPLPAPVEEPEPERVAGSPVTPLPEQEKSPARPVGSTEEPPPCVPQPPPEPPAGPPAPAHRPDERPSSPIPLLPPPKKRRKTVSFSAVEEVPAPEPPPAAPPQIKSPGPVSRKVPRAVERTIRNLPLDHASLVKSWPEEVSRGGRSRAGGRGRSTEEEEAEPGTEVDLAVLADLALTPARRGPAALPPGDDSEATETSDEADRPGPLLSHILLEHNYALAVKPPPSTPAPRPVEPVPAPAALFSSPADEVLEAPEVVVAEAEEPKQQQQQQQQEEGEEEEEEEEESESSESSSSSSSDGEGAVRRRSLRSHARRRRPPPPPPPPPPPSFEPRSEFEQMTILYDIWNSGLDLEDMGYLRLTYERLLQQTSGADWLNDTHWVHHTITNLSTPKRKRRPQDGPREHQTGSARSEGYYPISKKEKDRYLDVCPVSARQLEGADTQGTNRVLSERRSEQRRLLSAIGTSAIMDSDLLKLNQLKFRKKKLRFGRSRIHEWGLFAMEPIAADEMVIEYVGQNIRQMVADMREKRYVQEGIGSSYLFRVDHDTIIDATKCGNLARFINHCCTPNCYAKVITIESQKKIVIYSKQPIGVDEEITYDYKFPLEDNKIPCLCGTESCRGSLN, encoded by the exons ATGGATCAGGaaggtgggggagatgggcagaaagCCCCGAGCTTCCAGTGGCGGAACTACAAGCTCATCGTGGATCCTGCCTTGGACCCTGCCTTGCGCAGGCCTTCTCAAAAGGTGTACCGCTATGATGGAGTCCACTTCAGTGTCAAC GACTCAAAATACATACCAGTCGAAGACCTCCAAGACCCCCGATGCCACGTCAGGTCCAAAAACAGAGACTTTTCCCTCCCAGTCCCTAAGTTTAAG CTGGATGAGTTCTATATCGGACAGATTCCTCTGAAGGAAGTGACTTTCGCGAGGCTGAATGACAATGTGCGGGAGACCTTCTTAAAGGATATGTGCCGAAAGTATGGTGAGGTGGAAGAGGTAGAGATCCTTCTTCACCCCCGTACTCGCAAGCACCTGGGCCTGGCCCGCGTGCTCTTCACTAGCACTCGGGGAGCCAAGGAAACAGTCAAAAACCTCCACCTTACCTCCGTCATGGGCAACATCATCCACGCCCAGCTCGACATCAAAG GACAACAACGAATGAAATATTATGAACTGATAGTCAATGGCTCCTACACCCCTCAGACGGTGCCCACTGGGGGCAAGGCGCTGAGCGAGAAGTTCCAGGGctctggtgcagccactgagaCG ACTGAATCCCGCCGCCGCTCCTCCTCTGACACGGCTGCTTACCCGGCGGGCTCTGCTGGGGTGGGCACTCCTGGCAATGGCACCCCCTGCTCCCAGGACACAAGCTTCTCCAGCAGCCGACAAGACACCCCATCTTCCTTTGGCCAATTCACCCCTCAGTCCTCCCAAGGAACCCCTTACACATCTCGGGGCAGCACCCCCTACTCTCAGGACTCTGCCTACTCCAGCAG CACCACTTCAACCTCCTTCAAGCCTCGGCGGTCAGAGAACAGCTACCAAGATTCTTTTTCCCGCCGCCATTTCTCTGCATCTGCAGCCCCCACGACCACCTCTACAGCTGCCTCCGCCACTACTGCAGCCACTGCCTcgtcctcctcctcatcttcctcctcctcttcgtTGTCCTCGtcctcttcatcctcctcttCGTCCTCATCCTCTCATTTTCGTGGTACTGACTCAAACTACCCAGCGTACTATGAAAGCTGGAATCGCTACCAACGCCATGCTTCCTACCCTCCCCGCCGTGCAACTCGGGAGGAGCCCCCTGGGGCATCTTTTGCTGAAAATGCAGCTGAGCGCTTCCCACCTTCCTACACCTCCTACTTGCCCCCTGAGCCCAGCCGGCCTGCTGACCAGGACTACCGGCCTCCTGCCTCAGAAGCTCCACCCCCGGAGCCTCCAGAACCTggtggaggcgggggtgggggagggcccaGCCCTGAGAGAGAAGAAGCTCGGACATCCCCCCGCCCAGCCTCACCTGCCCGCTCCGGCTCCCCAGCCCCAGAGACCACCAATGAGAGTGTGCCCTTCGCTCAGCATAGCAGCTTGGATTCCCGCATTGAGATGTTGCTGAAGGAGCAGCGCTCCAAGTTTTCATTCCTGGCCTCTgacacagaggaagaggaagagaacagCACCACAGGCCCTGGGTCTAGAGACATAGGGAGTGAGGTGCCTTCTGGGTCAGGTCATGGGCCCTGCacgccccctccagccccagctaATTTTGAGGATGTGGCACCTGCAGGGAGTGGGGAACCAGGGGTTACCCGGGAGTCTCCCAAGGCCAACGGACAGAACCAG GCTTCTCCGTGCTCTTCGGGAGAGGATATGGAGATCTCTGATGATGACAGGGGCGGTTCACCCCCTCCGGCCCCAACACCCCCCCAGcagcctccaccccctcctccaccaccccctcctcctcctccctaccTGGCTTCCCTACCCCTTGGTTATCCTCCCCACCAGCCTGCCTACCTCCTCCCACCACGCCCTGATGGGCCACCACCCCCTGAGTACCCCCCACCTCCTCCGCCACCCCCCCACATTTATGACTTTGTGAATTCCCTAGAGCTCATGGATCGACTTGGGGCTCAGTGGGGAGGGATGCCCATGTCCTTCCAGATGCAGACCCAGATGTTAACTCGGCTCCATCAGCTGCGGCAGGGCAAGGGATTGACTGCTGCCTCAGCTGGCCCCCCTGGTGGGGCCTTTGGGGAGGCCTTCCTCCCATTCCCACCCCCCCAAGAGGCAGCCTACGGCTTACCCTACGCTCTGTACACACAAGGGCAAGAAGGCCGAGGGGCATACTCCCGGGAGGCATACCACCTTCCTTTGCCCATGGCAGCtgagcccctgccctcctcctcggTCTCTGGAGAAGAGGCCCGGCTACCTCCCAGGGAGGAAGCAGAGCTGGCAGAGGGCAAGGCCCTACCGTCAGCAGGCACCGTGGGGCGTGTGCTGGCCACCCTAGTCCAAGAGATGAAGAGCATCATGCAGCGAGACCTCAACCGCAAGATGGTGGAGAATGTGGCCTTTGGAGCCTTTGACCAGTGGTGGGAGAGCAAGGAAGAGAAGGCCAAG CCATTCCAGAATGCAGCCAAACAGCAAGCCAAGGAGGAGGATAAAGAGAAGACAAAACTCAAAGAGCCAGGCCTGCTGTCCCTCGTAGACTGGGCCAAGAGTGGGGGTACCACGGGCATCGAGGCCTTCGCTTTTGGGTCAGGGCTGCGAGGGGCCCTGCGGCTGCCTTCTTTCAAG GTAAAGCGAAAAGAGCCTTCGGAAATTTCAGAGGCCAGTGAGGAAAAGAGGCCCCGGCCCTCCACTCCAGCTGAGGAGGATGAAGATG ACCCTGAGCGAGAGAAGGAGGCTGGAGAGCCGGGACGTCCGGGAACCAAGCCCCCAAAACGAGATGAAGAGCGAAGCAAGACCCAGGGCAAGCACCGCAAATCCTTTGCTCTGGACAGTGAGGGGGAGGAAGCATCCCAGGAGTCCTCCTCAGAGAAG gaTGAGGAGGATGATGAGGAAGATGAAGACGATGAAGAACGTGAGGAAGCCATGGATACtacaaagaaggagacagaggcatCAGATG ATGGTGAAAATGATAGCACGTCAGACTCCGAGAGCAGCAGCTCATCCAGCTCGTCATcgtcctcatcttcctcctcctcatcctcctcatcctcctcatcATCTGAGTCCTCCtctgaagaagaagaggaagaggagcagCCAGCAACCATACCTTCAacgtcccctccccccagagaTGTCCCTGCGCCCCTGCCAGCGCCTGTGGAAGAGCCCGAGCCAGAGCGGGTTGCAGGCTCCCCAGTCACACCTCTCCCTGAACAGGAGAAGTCTCCGGCAAGACCTGTAG gttcCACCGAGGAACCACCTCCCTGTGTGCCCCAGCCTCCCCCTGAGCCACCAGCAGGTCCCCCAGCCCCCGCCCACCGCCCTGACGAGCGCCCCTCCTCTCctatccctctcctgcccccacccaagAAACGCCGGAAAACCGTCTCCTTCTCTGCTGTGGAGGAGGTGCCGGCACCAGAGCCTCCCCCAGCTGCCCCACCACAGATCAAGTCTCCTGGACCCGTCTCCCGCAAAGTTCCCCGGGCCGTGGAGCGGACCATTCGAAACCTGCCCCTGGACCATGCGTCCCTGGTCAAGAGTTGGCCTGAGGAGGTGTCCCGAGGAGGTCGGAGCAGGGCTGGAGGCCGAGGCCGCTCTACTGAGGAGGAAGAAGCTGAGCCAGGGACAGAAGTGGACCTGGCAGTGCTAGCCGACCTGGCCCTGACCCCAGCCCGTCGTGGGCCAGCCGCCCTGCCTCCTGGCGATGACTCGGAGGCCACAGAGACATCAGATGAGGCGGACCGCCCCGGCCCCCTCCTCAGCCACATCCTCCTGGAGCACAACTACGCCTTGGCCGTCAAGCCACCGCCCTCCACACCAGCCCCTCGGCCCGTGGAGCCAGTTCCTGCCCCTGCAGCCCTCTTCAGCTCCCCAGCAGATGAGGTCCTAGAGGCCCCTGAGGTGGTGGTGGCTGAGGCAGAGGAgccaaagcagcagcagcagcagcagcagcaagaggaaggcgaggaggaggaggaagaggaagaggagtcaGAGTCATCcgagagcagcagcagcagcagcagtgacGGGGAGGGTGCCGTTCGGCGTCGCAGCCTCCGCTCCCATGCTCGGCGCAGgcggcctcccccgccccccccaccccctccacccccctccttcGAGCCCCGCAGTGAGTTTGAGCAGATGACCATCCTGTATGACATTTGGAACTCAGGCCTGGACTTGGAGGACATGGGCTACCTGCGGCTCACATACGAGCGGCTACTGCAGCAGACAAGCGGGGCTGACTGGCTTAACGACACCCACTGGGTCCATCACACCA TCACCAACCTGAGCACTCCAAAACGCAAGCGGCGGCCCCAGGATGGGCCCCGTGAGCACCAGACAGGCTCAGCCCGAAGTGAAGGCTATTACCCCAtcagcaagaaggaaaaagacaggTACCTGGATGTGTGTCCTGTTTCTGCCCGGCAGCTAGAAGGAGCGGACACTCAG GGGACTAACCGTGTGCTTTCGGAGCGCCGGTCTGAGCAGCGGCGGCTGCTGAGTGCCATTGGCACCTCTGCCATCATGGACAGTGATCTGCTAAAGCTAAACCAGCTCAAG TTCCGGAAGAAGAAGCTCCGATTCGGCCGGAGCCGGATCCATGAGTGGGGACTGTTTGCCATGGAACCCATCGCAGCTGACGAGATGGTCATCGAATACGTGGGTCAGAACATCCGCCAG ATGGTGGCCGACATGCGGGAGAAGCGCTACGTGCAGGAAGGCATCGGCAGCAGCTACCTGTTCCGGGTGGACCATGACACCATCATCGATGCCACCAAGTGCGGCAACCTGGCGAGGTTCATCAACCACTGCTGCACG CCCAACTGCTATGCCAAGGTGATCACCATCGAGTCCCAGAAGAAGATTGTGATTTACTCCAAGCAGCCCATCGGTGTGGATGAGGAGATCACCTATGACTACAAGTTCCCGCTGGAGGACAACAAGATCCCGTGTCTGTGTGGCACTGAGAGCTGCCGTGGCTCCCTCAACTGA
- the SETD1A gene encoding histone-lysine N-methyltransferase SETD1A isoform X1 yields MDQEGGGDGQKAPSFQWRNYKLIVDPALDPALRRPSQKVYRYDGVHFSVNDSKYIPVEDLQDPRCHVRSKNRDFSLPVPKFKLDEFYIGQIPLKEVTFARLNDNVRETFLKDMCRKYGEVEEVEILLHPRTRKHLGLARVLFTSTRGAKETVKNLHLTSVMGNIIHAQLDIKGQQRMKYYELIVNGSYTPQTVPTGGKALSEKFQGSGAATETTESRRRSSSDTAAYPAGSAGVGTPGNGTPCSQDTSFSSSRQDTPSSFGQFTPQSSQGTPYTSRGSTPYSQDSAYSSSTTSTSFKPRRSENSYQDSFSRRHFSASAAPTTTSTAASATTAATASSSSSSSSSSSLSSSSSSSSSSSSSHFRGTDSNYPAYYESWNRYQRHASYPPRRATREEPPGASFAENAAERFPPSYTSYLPPEPSRPADQDYRPPASEAPPPEPPEPGGGGGGGGPSPEREEARTSPRPASPARSGSPAPETTNESVPFAQHSSLDSRIEMLLKEQRSKFSFLASDTEEEEENSTTGPGSRDIGSEVPSGSGHGPCTPPPAPANFEDVAPAGSGEPGVTRESPKANGQNQASPCSSGEDMEISDDDRGGSPPPAPTPPQQPPPPPPPPPPPPPYLASLPLGYPPHQPAYLLPPRPDGPPPPEYPPPPPPPPHIYDFVNSLELMDRLGAQWGGMPMSFQMQTQMLTRLHQLRQGKGLTAASAGPPGGAFGEAFLPFPPPQEAAYGLPYALYTQGQEGRGAYSREAYHLPLPMAAEPLPSSSVSGEEARLPPREEAELAEGKALPSAGTVGRVLATLVQEMKSIMQRDLNRKMVENVAFGAFDQWWESKEEKAKPFQNAAKQQAKEEDKEKTKLKEPGLLSLVDWAKSGGTTGIEAFAFGSGLRGALRLPSFKVKRKEPSEISEASEEKRPRPSTPAEEDEDDPEREKEAGEPGRPGTKPPKRDEERSKTQGKHRKSFALDSEGEEASQESSSEKDEEDDEEDEDDEEREEAMDTTKKETEASDGEDGESDSSSKCSLYADSDGENDSTSDSESSSSSSSSSSSSSSSSSSSSSSSSESSSEEEEEEEQPATIPSTSPPPRDVPAPLPAPVEEPEPERVAGSPVTPLPEQEKSPARPVGSTEEPPPCVPQPPPEPPAGPPAPAHRPDERPSSPIPLLPPPKKRRKTVSFSAVEEVPAPEPPPAAPPQIKSPGPVSRKVPRAVERTIRNLPLDHASLVKSWPEEVSRGGRSRAGGRGRSTEEEEAEPGTEVDLAVLADLALTPARRGPAALPPGDDSEATETSDEADRPGPLLSHILLEHNYALAVKPPPSTPAPRPVEPVPAPAALFSSPADEVLEAPEVVVAEAEEPKQQQQQQQQEEGEEEEEEEEESESSESSSSSSSDGEGAVRRRSLRSHARRRRPPPPPPPPPPPSFEPRSEFEQMTILYDIWNSGLDLEDMGYLRLTYERLLQQTSGADWLNDTHWVHHTITNLSTPKRKRRPQDGPREHQTGSARSEGYYPISKKEKDRYLDVCPVSARQLEGADTQGTNRVLSERRSEQRRLLSAIGTSAIMDSDLLKLNQLKFRKKKLRFGRSRIHEWGLFAMEPIAADEMVIEYVGQNIRQMVADMREKRYVQEGIGSSYLFRVDHDTIIDATKCGNLARFINHCCTPNCYAKVITIESQKKIVIYSKQPIGVDEEITYDYKFPLEDNKIPCLCGTESCRGSLN; encoded by the exons ATGGATCAGGaaggtgggggagatgggcagaaagCCCCGAGCTTCCAGTGGCGGAACTACAAGCTCATCGTGGATCCTGCCTTGGACCCTGCCTTGCGCAGGCCTTCTCAAAAGGTGTACCGCTATGATGGAGTCCACTTCAGTGTCAAC GACTCAAAATACATACCAGTCGAAGACCTCCAAGACCCCCGATGCCACGTCAGGTCCAAAAACAGAGACTTTTCCCTCCCAGTCCCTAAGTTTAAG CTGGATGAGTTCTATATCGGACAGATTCCTCTGAAGGAAGTGACTTTCGCGAGGCTGAATGACAATGTGCGGGAGACCTTCTTAAAGGATATGTGCCGAAAGTATGGTGAGGTGGAAGAGGTAGAGATCCTTCTTCACCCCCGTACTCGCAAGCACCTGGGCCTGGCCCGCGTGCTCTTCACTAGCACTCGGGGAGCCAAGGAAACAGTCAAAAACCTCCACCTTACCTCCGTCATGGGCAACATCATCCACGCCCAGCTCGACATCAAAG GACAACAACGAATGAAATATTATGAACTGATAGTCAATGGCTCCTACACCCCTCAGACGGTGCCCACTGGGGGCAAGGCGCTGAGCGAGAAGTTCCAGGGctctggtgcagccactgagaCG ACTGAATCCCGCCGCCGCTCCTCCTCTGACACGGCTGCTTACCCGGCGGGCTCTGCTGGGGTGGGCACTCCTGGCAATGGCACCCCCTGCTCCCAGGACACAAGCTTCTCCAGCAGCCGACAAGACACCCCATCTTCCTTTGGCCAATTCACCCCTCAGTCCTCCCAAGGAACCCCTTACACATCTCGGGGCAGCACCCCCTACTCTCAGGACTCTGCCTACTCCAGCAG CACCACTTCAACCTCCTTCAAGCCTCGGCGGTCAGAGAACAGCTACCAAGATTCTTTTTCCCGCCGCCATTTCTCTGCATCTGCAGCCCCCACGACCACCTCTACAGCTGCCTCCGCCACTACTGCAGCCACTGCCTcgtcctcctcctcatcttcctcctcctcttcgtTGTCCTCGtcctcttcatcctcctcttCGTCCTCATCCTCTCATTTTCGTGGTACTGACTCAAACTACCCAGCGTACTATGAAAGCTGGAATCGCTACCAACGCCATGCTTCCTACCCTCCCCGCCGTGCAACTCGGGAGGAGCCCCCTGGGGCATCTTTTGCTGAAAATGCAGCTGAGCGCTTCCCACCTTCCTACACCTCCTACTTGCCCCCTGAGCCCAGCCGGCCTGCTGACCAGGACTACCGGCCTCCTGCCTCAGAAGCTCCACCCCCGGAGCCTCCAGAACCTggtggaggcgggggtgggggagggcccaGCCCTGAGAGAGAAGAAGCTCGGACATCCCCCCGCCCAGCCTCACCTGCCCGCTCCGGCTCCCCAGCCCCAGAGACCACCAATGAGAGTGTGCCCTTCGCTCAGCATAGCAGCTTGGATTCCCGCATTGAGATGTTGCTGAAGGAGCAGCGCTCCAAGTTTTCATTCCTGGCCTCTgacacagaggaagaggaagagaacagCACCACAGGCCCTGGGTCTAGAGACATAGGGAGTGAGGTGCCTTCTGGGTCAGGTCATGGGCCCTGCacgccccctccagccccagctaATTTTGAGGATGTGGCACCTGCAGGGAGTGGGGAACCAGGGGTTACCCGGGAGTCTCCCAAGGCCAACGGACAGAACCAG GCTTCTCCGTGCTCTTCGGGAGAGGATATGGAGATCTCTGATGATGACAGGGGCGGTTCACCCCCTCCGGCCCCAACACCCCCCCAGcagcctccaccccctcctccaccaccccctcctcctcctccctaccTGGCTTCCCTACCCCTTGGTTATCCTCCCCACCAGCCTGCCTACCTCCTCCCACCACGCCCTGATGGGCCACCACCCCCTGAGTACCCCCCACCTCCTCCGCCACCCCCCCACATTTATGACTTTGTGAATTCCCTAGAGCTCATGGATCGACTTGGGGCTCAGTGGGGAGGGATGCCCATGTCCTTCCAGATGCAGACCCAGATGTTAACTCGGCTCCATCAGCTGCGGCAGGGCAAGGGATTGACTGCTGCCTCAGCTGGCCCCCCTGGTGGGGCCTTTGGGGAGGCCTTCCTCCCATTCCCACCCCCCCAAGAGGCAGCCTACGGCTTACCCTACGCTCTGTACACACAAGGGCAAGAAGGCCGAGGGGCATACTCCCGGGAGGCATACCACCTTCCTTTGCCCATGGCAGCtgagcccctgccctcctcctcggTCTCTGGAGAAGAGGCCCGGCTACCTCCCAGGGAGGAAGCAGAGCTGGCAGAGGGCAAGGCCCTACCGTCAGCAGGCACCGTGGGGCGTGTGCTGGCCACCCTAGTCCAAGAGATGAAGAGCATCATGCAGCGAGACCTCAACCGCAAGATGGTGGAGAATGTGGCCTTTGGAGCCTTTGACCAGTGGTGGGAGAGCAAGGAAGAGAAGGCCAAG CCATTCCAGAATGCAGCCAAACAGCAAGCCAAGGAGGAGGATAAAGAGAAGACAAAACTCAAAGAGCCAGGCCTGCTGTCCCTCGTAGACTGGGCCAAGAGTGGGGGTACCACGGGCATCGAGGCCTTCGCTTTTGGGTCAGGGCTGCGAGGGGCCCTGCGGCTGCCTTCTTTCAAG GTAAAGCGAAAAGAGCCTTCGGAAATTTCAGAGGCCAGTGAGGAAAAGAGGCCCCGGCCCTCCACTCCAGCTGAGGAGGATGAAGATG ACCCTGAGCGAGAGAAGGAGGCTGGAGAGCCGGGACGTCCGGGAACCAAGCCCCCAAAACGAGATGAAGAGCGAAGCAAGACCCAGGGCAAGCACCGCAAATCCTTTGCTCTGGACAGTGAGGGGGAGGAAGCATCCCAGGAGTCCTCCTCAGAGAAG gaTGAGGAGGATGATGAGGAAGATGAAGACGATGAAGAACGTGAGGAAGCCATGGATACtacaaagaaggagacagaggcatCAGATG GCGAGGACGGGGAAAGCGATTCGTCCTCCAAATGTTCTCTGTATGCCGACTCAGATGGTGAAAATGATAGCACGTCAGACTCCGAGAGCAGCAGCTCATCCAGCTCGTCATcgtcctcatcttcctcctcctcatcctcctcatcctcctcatcATCTGAGTCCTCCtctgaagaagaagaggaagaggagcagCCAGCAACCATACCTTCAacgtcccctccccccagagaTGTCCCTGCGCCCCTGCCAGCGCCTGTGGAAGAGCCCGAGCCAGAGCGGGTTGCAGGCTCCCCAGTCACACCTCTCCCTGAACAGGAGAAGTCTCCGGCAAGACCTGTAG gttcCACCGAGGAACCACCTCCCTGTGTGCCCCAGCCTCCCCCTGAGCCACCAGCAGGTCCCCCAGCCCCCGCCCACCGCCCTGACGAGCGCCCCTCCTCTCctatccctctcctgcccccacccaagAAACGCCGGAAAACCGTCTCCTTCTCTGCTGTGGAGGAGGTGCCGGCACCAGAGCCTCCCCCAGCTGCCCCACCACAGATCAAGTCTCCTGGACCCGTCTCCCGCAAAGTTCCCCGGGCCGTGGAGCGGACCATTCGAAACCTGCCCCTGGACCATGCGTCCCTGGTCAAGAGTTGGCCTGAGGAGGTGTCCCGAGGAGGTCGGAGCAGGGCTGGAGGCCGAGGCCGCTCTACTGAGGAGGAAGAAGCTGAGCCAGGGACAGAAGTGGACCTGGCAGTGCTAGCCGACCTGGCCCTGACCCCAGCCCGTCGTGGGCCAGCCGCCCTGCCTCCTGGCGATGACTCGGAGGCCACAGAGACATCAGATGAGGCGGACCGCCCCGGCCCCCTCCTCAGCCACATCCTCCTGGAGCACAACTACGCCTTGGCCGTCAAGCCACCGCCCTCCACACCAGCCCCTCGGCCCGTGGAGCCAGTTCCTGCCCCTGCAGCCCTCTTCAGCTCCCCAGCAGATGAGGTCCTAGAGGCCCCTGAGGTGGTGGTGGCTGAGGCAGAGGAgccaaagcagcagcagcagcagcagcagcaagaggaaggcgaggaggaggaggaagaggaagaggagtcaGAGTCATCcgagagcagcagcagcagcagcagtgacGGGGAGGGTGCCGTTCGGCGTCGCAGCCTCCGCTCCCATGCTCGGCGCAGgcggcctcccccgccccccccaccccctccacccccctccttcGAGCCCCGCAGTGAGTTTGAGCAGATGACCATCCTGTATGACATTTGGAACTCAGGCCTGGACTTGGAGGACATGGGCTACCTGCGGCTCACATACGAGCGGCTACTGCAGCAGACAAGCGGGGCTGACTGGCTTAACGACACCCACTGGGTCCATCACACCA TCACCAACCTGAGCACTCCAAAACGCAAGCGGCGGCCCCAGGATGGGCCCCGTGAGCACCAGACAGGCTCAGCCCGAAGTGAAGGCTATTACCCCAtcagcaagaaggaaaaagacaggTACCTGGATGTGTGTCCTGTTTCTGCCCGGCAGCTAGAAGGAGCGGACACTCAG GGGACTAACCGTGTGCTTTCGGAGCGCCGGTCTGAGCAGCGGCGGCTGCTGAGTGCCATTGGCACCTCTGCCATCATGGACAGTGATCTGCTAAAGCTAAACCAGCTCAAG TTCCGGAAGAAGAAGCTCCGATTCGGCCGGAGCCGGATCCATGAGTGGGGACTGTTTGCCATGGAACCCATCGCAGCTGACGAGATGGTCATCGAATACGTGGGTCAGAACATCCGCCAG ATGGTGGCCGACATGCGGGAGAAGCGCTACGTGCAGGAAGGCATCGGCAGCAGCTACCTGTTCCGGGTGGACCATGACACCATCATCGATGCCACCAAGTGCGGCAACCTGGCGAGGTTCATCAACCACTGCTGCACG CCCAACTGCTATGCCAAGGTGATCACCATCGAGTCCCAGAAGAAGATTGTGATTTACTCCAAGCAGCCCATCGGTGTGGATGAGGAGATCACCTATGACTACAAGTTCCCGCTGGAGGACAACAAGATCCCGTGTCTGTGTGGCACTGAGAGCTGCCGTGGCTCCCTCAACTGA